GCTACACAGGAGCAGACATAGCAGCAGTCTGCAGAGAAGCAGCAATGAATGCTCTTAGGAGGGTCGTTAAGAGGTTACCTGCCGAGGAGCTTGAAAATGAGGATGACAAATTCATTAAGAGTCTTGTAGTTACTAAGAAAGACTTTGAGGAGGCGTTAAAGAAAGTTAAGCCAAGCGTTACTAAGTACATGATGGAGTACTATAGACAATTTGAGGAGTTGAGAAAGAGGATGAGTGGAGAATCTACAGGGAGGGAACCAGATTACTTTACTGGATAGCTTTTTCTTTTGTTTTTATCATTGTTTCTTAGGGCAAGGGTTTTCAAAAGAAAAAGTAATCAACCTTAAACATGGTTCCAAGACGCTTTAATCCAGCAACTAAAACTTGTCTGTCGCTGTCAGAATATAAATTTTTGAACAAAGTATTATTTGTTGGTCTTTATTACTGTCTAGATAAATAATCCACATGTGTATCTTATTTTTGCAGAAAAAGTTATAAACAATTTCAAGTATAAAGAATTTGGTGGTTACTGGTGTTAAGAAATATCCTTATACTAGTATTGGGGATTGTCATTCGAAGTGGAATAGTTGGTGCGGCAAATGGAACCATAAATCCAGAATATTTCGATCCAGGCACGGGGGGAGGTGATGTTGTATACCTCTGAATACGGTAATACTGGAGTTGAAGATCACAATGGATTATTCCATATAAAACAGAATAAATACTATCTGGGAAGTTCTCAGAAGGTATCAACATCTATTGAGTCATTTGCTTTTGGAGATGTTATAACATGTGCAAAGGCTGGAGGAGAAGGAACAGCCTATGCTACCCTGGAGATACCAATAAAAATTAGCGGAGATGTAAGTCTAAGTTTTGGAGAAGCATCGTATAAAGTTGATGTTTGCTAAAAGACCTTACAACAGGATCTATAGCATGCTTTAATGTCGATAGTCTAGACTTTTCCCACGTTGGAAACAAGGATATAGATAGGCAAATATTGTACAGAACTCCTGGATATATGTTAAAAAGTGGACACAGATATGTGGTCTATGTAAAACTGATATCTAGGGTATCTTCAGATGGAAGATATAGTTATGCGTCCATATATGTTGATTTTCCATAGCAGGAGGGTTAGCTTATGAGAAATGTGCTCTGCATCCTCTTTCCCTTTTATTGGCACTGGCATACAGTACAATAACATTTCTAGTTTGGATAAGGTGGTTTATTACTAGACTTCCAGACTCAATCAATCTCATTATAGGGATTTCCATCAATGTTGTCCCAATAATTGGCGGGATAATAAGCTTTTACAGGCTGTGCAAAGAAAGTTGCAGGCAAAGCTCTCAAGAAGATTATACTAGAACTTGAATGGTGGGCCCGCGGGGATTTGAACCCCGGACCTCCACCTTGTCAGAGAAACTCAATGATTTGTGGTCCTTTTACAAAATACAGTTCTCAGAATGGCTCTCTGGACAAATAACGGAAGTAGTGAGGAAAGACTACATAAAGGCGCTTGATAAGTTCTTTGATAGGCATGAGATAGTAACATACCAGGACTTGGAGAGGGCTCTTAAGTTCGAAAATTACACCGATAGGTTGGTCAAGGGGCTTAGGAAATTTGTAACATTCCTAGAGGAGGAACACATACTTGACTTCAGGAGGGCGGATGATCTCAGGAGAATCATTAAATTGAGGAGGGAAACTCGGATCAGGGATGTGTTCATAAGTGATGAGGAGCTGAGGATTGCGTATGAGAAAGTCAAACAGAAAGAACTAGTAAAGGTTGTATTGTTTGAGTTGCTGGTTTTCTCTGGAATCAGGCTTAGTCATGCTGTCCAGTTGCTGAATTCCTTTGATGAATCAAAATTGTTCAGGATAAATGATAAGATTGCTAGATATCCGCTCTTTGCTATATCTAGGGGAAAGAAGAGGGGCTTTTGGGCATATGCTCCAGTAGAGTTATTCGAAAAAATAATGTCTATTGGGAGGCAGAATATCAACTACAAGACGGCTCAGGATTGGGTGACTTATGGGAAGGTTTCAGCTAATACCATTAGGAAATGGCATTATACTTTCATGATCCGCCAGGGGGTTCCAGCTGAGATAGCTGACTTTATTCAGGGAAGGGCAAGCAGAACCGTAGGTCCTACACATTACTTGAACAAGACTATCCTGGCTGATGAGTGGTATTCTGTTATCGTTGATGAGCTGAAAAAAGTTTTGGAGGGTTGAGTGATGTTTACTCTTGTCAAGTTTGTTTTTGTGTTTGTTATTTTGACCCTTGTGTTTGTGTTGGGTTCTTTGTTTTATTTTGAGCTGTCCTGGTGGCTTGAGAGGCGTGAAAAACTTTGAGGGGGTGGTGTTGGTTGGCTCAGAAGATCGAAAAAACATATGTTTGGTCATTTAGCATTGATAAGGAGACACACATGATGATTAGGAAATTGGCAAAGCACCTTGGGATAAATAATTCTGCGATAGTTAGGATGGCAGTTAGAAAGTTATACATGGAAATATTGAAGAAGTGAAGTGATGCTTATATAAGGATTATAAAGGCCTTATAAAGCTTCTTTTAAATATTCTTAAATATTTTCGTTTAAATTTCTGATTTTGGGTGGTTATAGCTTGGATCCTGTTGAAAGAATTGTGAAGAAACTGAGAAAGTTGGAAAAGAGGCGATATGAGCTACAGAAGACAATTCACATGACTCAAGAGGAACTTGTGAGGGTTGAACGAGAAATCGGACAACTACAACAAGAATTAAAGAAAATAAAGCAGGTGATGACAGTATGAAGGCAAAGAGCTTTGCTCAGCTTGTTATTTTCATTCTGATAGTTGTATTCTTTGGTCATGTTGCTTGGGATAGTGTAACGAAGGAAGCGGCGTTCTTTGGGGCTTTGGGTGGGCTTACCCTGCATTGGCTCCTAACTAACAAGGGGAATAGGAATGTTGTTTACATCAAGCCATTCACGGCAGGTTGGAGAGTGCTGATTTATGACATACTGTTGTTAACATGGCTTATCACAATCTATCAGAGTGCTGGAAGCTTTAATGCTTTTCTAGACTCCTTGTCTGCCTTGAATGAAAAAACAGCGCTTCTTATTGCTTTGCTTGGCGGGATTGGAATTGACTACAGTATAGGAGGGTGAAAAGATGAGGCGGTTCGGGTTTGTGCTCGCTCTTATTGTGCTTTTAGCTTCGATGGGCACGGTTAGGGCTGATATTGTTAGTTATGAGGTAAACTTTACAGGGATGGTTGAGGGGACTGAGTTCTCTGGTACTGTTCCTTCTGGTTGGTCAAGTGCGGGACAATACTTCAGGGCGTATCATTATGCGGGTACATTCAGGGATGTAACGCTTACTGTTTCAAATGATGATTTGACGGACATGACGAAGTTAGAGATTTCAACTGGTGGTGGTTATTGGCAGTATATTGTGGTAGAGTACAACCAAACAATTCCGTATTTTCCAGGAGCTCAGATTAAAGTCAACGTTGGGGCTTCGGGGAATAATTATGGTGTTGGTGTGCTTGTTATCACGAAATCAGGCAATAAGTATGCTACTATCCATTTTTACGGGAAGGATGATGGACATAATGACAATTTGAACGCTAAGTACCCTGACGTGACTAATGTAGTGTATGAGGACTTCCCTGTTGGGGGTGGGGAGTTCACGTTTAACCCTGTTGAAGACTTGCAGAAGTCGGGGATTGCGATTTCTGAGCAGGATGTTGCTTTTATACGCTTTTTTGTTGAAACAGTAGTGGAAACACACTATAATGCTAAAACGACGTTCACGTTAGGTTATTTGCGGGTGCTTTCGCCGTCAGGGATTGTAACATTCAACATAAAAGACGCTTTGAGCGGTCAGCCATTAAGTGAAGTAACGGTGAAGGAAGGGGACACGGTTCTCGGCACGGTGGACGATGGCGGTTCGCTGGAGCTCACGAGAGGTACGCACACGCTCACTTTTGAGAAACCTGGTTACTGGAGCGTTACAAAGACGGTGGACGTTCAGGGGGATATGAGTGTTTCAGTAGAAATGTATCCGGATACTGCAGCATTCGAGTTCGAAAACTTTCCCTCTGAGATAAAAATCCCTGAGAACACGATTTACGAGCTAACGTTCACGCTAAGTCCAATCACAACTCAGGCAACTTACAACACTTATCTTTCCATTAGTGGGCTCCAGGATATCCTGGAAGTCAAGAAGGATGGTCAAGTAGTATCTCCAGAATCTGGAAAATACTACTTAGGAGATATTTCAGAAGATACGCAAGTTAGCATCAAATTCAAGGCTGGCTCAATTGGTACTCATGCTTTTACAATCACTATAACGAGTAATGATGCGATAGCGTCTAAGACTTACTCTGCTACAAAACAGGTAACTTATAAGGTTGAGCCACTCCCGTTTAGCGTTCAGATGCCTTCGGAATGGCAAGTGGGAGTAAACGAACTTCGCATCTCTGAAAGTTCTGGCCGGAGTTATATTATCACGGCTATTTTGAAGGATAGTAAAGGCAATGAGGTCTGGAGTGATTCTCATGCGTTTGGTCCGTATGAGGCTTACTCATTCCAAGTAAATGTTCCTGGAGAAGGGGAGTATGTCTTGGAACTCCAGTTTCAAGGCAAGACTGCCGTTTATGACATCACCGTGAACCCTGCCATCACTTTGAAAACTAAGACCCTCACCGTGCAGAAGGGTGGTGAGGGGACGATTGTCCTCCACTTCAAGAATCCGTCAAATTCTGTACAGTATTATACAATCAAAGTTTCTGGAGGGTTCTTGCCGACAGAGATAAACCAGAGTATTTCAGTCGCCCCTCTTGCTGAGAAGGA
The window above is part of the Pyrococcus sp. NA2 genome. Proteins encoded here:
- a CDS encoding collagen-binding protein, which encodes MRRFGFVLALIVLLASMGTVRADIVSYEVNFTGMVEGTEFSGTVPSGWSSAGQYFRAYHYAGTFRDVTLTVSNDDLTDMTKLEISTGGGYWQYIVVEYNQTIPYFPGAQIKVNVGASGNNYGVGVLVITKSGNKYATIHFYGKDDGHNDNLNAKYPDVTNVVYEDFPVGGGEFTFNPVEDLQKSGIAISEQDVAFIRFFVETVVETHYNAKTTFTLGYLRVLSPSGIVTFNIKDALSGQPLSEVTVKEGDTVLGTVDDGGSLELTRGTHTLTFEKPGYWSVTKTVDVQGDMSVSVEMYPDTAAFEFENFPSEIKIPENTIYELTFTLSPITTQATYNTYLSISGLQDILEVKKDGQVVSPESGKYYLGDISEDTQVSIKFKAGSIGTHAFTITITSNDAIASKTYSATKQVTYKVEPLPFSVQMPSEWQVGVNELRISESSGRSYIITAILKDSKGNEVWSDSHAFGPYEAYSFQVNVPGEGEYVLELQFQGKTAVYDITVNPAITLKTKTLTVQKGGEGTIVLHFKNPSNSVQYYTIKVSGGFLPTEINQSISVAPLAEKDVSIAFAVPNNLTYDAYELQVQVLQGDNVVFQDKIAVTITDSGGFSLLGGGDSNWLLYGIVGLLIIAILIALARR
- a CDS encoding integrase, translated to MRKDYIKALDKFFDRHEIVTYQDLERALKFENYTDRLVKGLRKFVTFLEEEHILDFRRADDLRRIIKLRRETRIRDVFISDEELRIAYEKVKQKELVKVVLFELLVFSGIRLSHAVQLLNSFDESKLFRINDKIARYPLFAISRGKKRGFWAYAPVELFEKIMSIGRQNINYKTAQDWVTYGKVSANTIRKWHYTFMIRQGVPAEIADFIQGRASRTVGPTHYLNKTILADEWYSVIVDELKKVLEG